A genomic region of Porticoccaceae bacterium LTM1 contains the following coding sequences:
- a CDS encoding FecR domain-containing protein — MTRKADKLSSRQADQMVARLFSGEVSEEDIQRVESWRSANQENQQEFMDSLHLHARMEGLSNHPDICAIAAPIENDLASKSAKESRRWPRLSMVAGLLLIVTAGLNFLWSEFQSPHSNSSFQRYVTRVGEQKTIELKDGSLITLNTATRLLVEITDDQRQVILEWGEAFFDVASDPERPFIVNVDSRTVSVLGTQFNLMKEQDKFTLAVLEGEVAIHHKTEKPDTTSPLLAAEAGEAVKRHSSTQYRVKAGVVTEYQFDDNLISAHHPDNLEGYVGWRAGLLRFSDEPLYRVVKELNRYSAKKILIEDVDIMGLKIYASVKVNKINSALMDLERVLPIHIEHYVDRIVLTGDKNSDQEVKK; from the coding sequence ATGACCCGTAAAGCAGATAAGCTATCCTCCCGTCAGGCCGATCAAATGGTTGCGAGATTGTTCTCCGGAGAGGTGAGTGAGGAAGACATACAGCGTGTGGAATCCTGGCGTTCTGCCAACCAGGAAAACCAGCAGGAGTTCATGGACTCATTGCATTTGCATGCCCGAATGGAAGGTTTAAGCAATCACCCTGATATCTGTGCTATTGCTGCACCAATCGAAAATGACCTGGCAAGCAAGAGCGCTAAAGAAAGCCGTCGCTGGCCGAGGTTGTCGATGGTTGCTGGTTTATTATTGATTGTCACAGCAGGATTGAATTTTCTCTGGAGTGAATTTCAGAGCCCACATTCGAATTCTTCTTTTCAGCGCTATGTCACTCGTGTAGGTGAGCAAAAAACCATCGAACTTAAAGATGGCAGTTTAATTACCCTTAATACCGCAACTCGTCTCCTTGTAGAAATTACTGATGATCAACGGCAAGTCATACTTGAATGGGGCGAGGCATTTTTCGATGTTGCATCTGATCCAGAGCGACCATTCATTGTAAATGTCGACTCACGAACAGTAAGTGTACTGGGGACTCAATTTAATCTCATGAAAGAGCAAGATAAATTCACTCTCGCTGTGCTGGAGGGTGAGGTTGCTATTCACCATAAAACGGAAAAACCAGACACGACTTCTCCATTGCTTGCAGCTGAAGCAGGTGAAGCCGTAAAGCGTCACTCTTCAACACAGTATCGAGTTAAAGCGGGTGTCGTAACCGAATATCAGTTTGACGATAACCTTATCTCAGCTCATCACCCTGACAATCTGGAGGGGTACGTGGGCTGGCGCGCAGGTTTGCTGCGCTTCAGTGACGAGCCCTTGTACAGGGTTGTAAAAGAATTAAATCGTTACTCTGCCAAAAAAATCCTGATTGAAGATGTCGATATTATGGGATTAAAAATATACGCATCAGTGAAGGTTAATAAAATAAATTCAGCTCTGATGGATTTGGAAAGAGTCCTGCCAATTCACATTGAACACTACGTTGATCGGATTGTTCTTACGGGTGATAAAAATTCAGATCAAGAAGTAAAAAAATAA
- a CDS encoding TonB-dependent receptor, whose translation MYSGKRYSRNRLVIGIASAIGMLVAGGLHADTLAKNVSVDKDSAGAALMELARQTGTQIVVPREIGNAIKLSMVKGEYTLSEALDIMLEGTGLRYEFTSEDSVLVLQDSEVESSADKSNKEVEELVVTGSRIKRNASEMSSQVIVLNQADIKATGEPTLERALRQLPQNFNGATEVGSTLSGATSVNGARNVSGASTINLRGMGSTSSLVLVDGHRIGASGVLGGSSDISGIPVSAIERVEILLDGASAIYGSDAVGGVINIILKKGEPDFNVGLKYGTPSQGGFEEYFVDASGGFSWASGHLRANFQHHENTNLDSGERETRLDQNNIFNEIPLRVEGERTIIASQFGAFFGPLFWNVDGTFVDNTTGRTPPVAGATPVYAVYVPEGADPTNLQASDFSPADADIQPNPDYDNGRSLIAPAKEDTLMVLFSQELAGGVNLSGDIYYRTKETSPTNGAVQATIPFRTSSAPLYSPITGPGLRFTVDGVLPGVQSAHESEQENIRTNFRLSGDISDSWSWSANVEYSRTDLDTRYVNALNTANLLAAVSSADPDIYFNPFGAIFGEGNSPEVLASILDETKDAGSVNQHKAVDFTARGSLYHLPAGDVQVAVGASWRQEDLHTWSDIAHAGGDANGTIADFASTWDASGKRDVESAFAEMNLPVVGGDNALPGVRQLSLEGKARYDSYDNFKGQSTWGLGLVWQPHDDVTIRLNKNTSFLAPTLAQGEIDEITEISTVAVQSGFFAQFQPAVVTRGGNPDLLPEHSFSETASIEYMPTWLEGLSLRAAWHEIDYVNRIVPFPVTRIVPGVTELEYPDKVFQGPHPADPTQTIWFFDDRAVNLAAERQTGIDYFATYHLETDIGEFVFQANLAHVKSHERIRSADGMAVDTAGTVEAADINGLIAIPEYRATARIGWTYQGLSVNLDGQTQTETWIRRFFENSSGERMLRESYMIQAPTKVDLFVSYDFESGTLFKAPSWLEGTNVSLTVNNIGNSGVRSQSLQHDGEWIGFNSSASNPRGRMFYLSMEKTW comes from the coding sequence ATGTATAGTGGAAAAAGATATTCTCGGAATCGCCTGGTAATTGGAATTGCTTCGGCAATTGGAATGTTGGTTGCAGGTGGTCTTCACGCGGATACATTGGCGAAAAATGTTAGCGTAGATAAAGATTCTGCAGGCGCTGCACTTATGGAGTTGGCCAGGCAGACTGGCACTCAGATTGTCGTTCCGAGAGAGATAGGAAACGCTATTAAGCTGTCAATGGTGAAAGGCGAATACACTTTGTCTGAAGCGTTGGATATCATGCTGGAGGGTACTGGCTTAAGGTATGAATTTACTTCAGAAGATTCGGTATTGGTCTTACAAGATAGTGAAGTAGAATCATCTGCTGATAAAAGTAATAAAGAAGTTGAAGAGCTAGTTGTCACGGGCAGCCGAATCAAGCGAAACGCGAGCGAGATGAGTAGCCAGGTCATTGTCCTGAATCAAGCTGATATCAAGGCCACTGGCGAGCCAACCCTAGAGCGGGCGCTCAGGCAGCTACCACAAAATTTTAACGGTGCCACTGAAGTGGGCAGCACCTTGTCCGGCGCGACTTCAGTGAATGGCGCCCGCAATGTTTCCGGCGCCTCTACAATTAATCTGCGTGGTATGGGAAGCACTTCCTCATTGGTGCTGGTAGACGGCCACCGCATTGGCGCATCAGGTGTTTTGGGCGGAAGCTCCGATATCTCGGGTATCCCCGTCAGCGCCATTGAGCGAGTGGAAATCCTGTTGGACGGTGCATCGGCCATTTATGGCTCCGACGCGGTGGGTGGTGTGATTAACATTATCCTCAAGAAAGGCGAACCGGACTTCAATGTTGGTCTTAAATATGGCACGCCGAGTCAAGGTGGTTTTGAAGAATATTTCGTGGATGCAAGTGGGGGCTTCAGTTGGGCTAGTGGTCATTTGCGCGCTAACTTTCAGCACCACGAAAACACCAACCTGGATTCCGGTGAGCGCGAGACCAGGCTAGACCAGAACAATATTTTCAACGAGATTCCGCTACGCGTAGAGGGAGAGCGGACTATTATTGCCAGTCAGTTCGGTGCCTTTTTTGGGCCGTTGTTCTGGAATGTGGACGGTACGTTTGTAGACAACACTACCGGAAGAACGCCTCCAGTAGCCGGGGCAACGCCAGTGTACGCAGTCTATGTTCCGGAGGGAGCAGATCCAACTAACTTGCAGGCCAGTGACTTTTCTCCAGCAGACGCTGACATTCAACCGAATCCGGATTACGACAATGGACGAAGTCTGATTGCCCCGGCTAAAGAAGATACATTGATGGTTCTGTTTAGCCAGGAATTGGCTGGAGGCGTAAATCTCAGTGGTGACATTTACTACCGTACTAAAGAGACCTCACCCACTAATGGCGCGGTGCAGGCGACCATTCCATTCAGAACGAGCAGTGCCCCCCTGTATAGTCCGATCACGGGGCCCGGTCTGCGCTTTACTGTTGATGGTGTGCTGCCAGGTGTTCAGTCTGCCCACGAGTCAGAACAGGAAAACATTCGCACCAACTTCAGGTTGTCTGGTGACATTTCCGACAGCTGGAGTTGGTCTGCTAACGTGGAATACAGTCGTACAGACCTGGATACGCGATACGTCAATGCTTTGAACACTGCGAATCTGTTGGCGGCCGTCAGCAGTGCTGACCCGGATATTTACTTCAATCCCTTTGGCGCTATTTTCGGAGAAGGAAATTCACCAGAAGTCCTTGCCAGCATACTGGATGAAACCAAAGACGCCGGAAGTGTTAACCAGCATAAAGCGGTGGACTTTACCGCCCGAGGCAGTTTATACCATCTGCCTGCCGGAGATGTGCAAGTAGCTGTGGGCGCAAGCTGGCGGCAGGAAGATCTTCATACCTGGAGCGATATCGCCCATGCCGGCGGTGATGCGAATGGTACCATTGCGGACTTTGCCAGTACCTGGGATGCCAGTGGTAAGCGCGATGTGGAGTCGGCATTTGCTGAAATGAATCTGCCTGTTGTTGGCGGTGATAATGCTTTGCCAGGTGTCCGGCAGTTGTCACTGGAAGGTAAGGCCCGTTATGACTCCTACGACAATTTCAAGGGGCAGTCCACCTGGGGGCTTGGCCTGGTGTGGCAGCCTCATGACGATGTAACTATTCGTCTGAACAAAAACACCAGCTTTCTCGCGCCCACTCTTGCGCAGGGAGAAATCGACGAGATCACTGAAATTTCTACCGTAGCGGTACAATCGGGCTTTTTCGCACAATTTCAGCCAGCGGTGGTGACGCGCGGCGGCAACCCGGATCTGCTGCCCGAGCACTCCTTTTCCGAAACCGCGAGCATCGAGTACATGCCAACATGGCTGGAAGGGCTCTCGCTGCGCGCCGCTTGGCATGAAATTGACTACGTGAATCGCATCGTACCGTTCCCGGTGACCCGCATTGTGCCCGGAGTGACCGAGCTTGAGTACCCGGATAAAGTGTTTCAGGGGCCCCATCCGGCTGACCCCACACAGACTATCTGGTTCTTCGATGACCGGGCGGTCAACCTGGCGGCAGAGCGACAAACTGGCATTGATTATTTCGCCACCTACCATCTGGAGACAGACATCGGTGAGTTTGTTTTCCAGGCTAACCTCGCACATGTCAAATCCCACGAGCGGATAAGAAGTGCAGACGGCATGGCAGTTGACACTGCGGGAACTGTGGAGGCCGCTGATATTAATGGCCTGATTGCAATTCCAGAGTACCGCGCTACGGCACGGATCGGTTGGACCTATCAGGGATTGTCGGTAAATCTGGACGGCCAAACCCAGACAGAGACATGGATACGGCGGTTTTTCGAAAACAGCAGTGGTGAAAGAATGCTGCGAGAAAGCTATATGATCCAGGCGCCAACCAAAGTCGATCTATTCGTCAGTTACGATTTCGAGAGCGGTACTCTGTTCAAAGCTCCGAGCTGGCTGGAAGGTACTAATGTCTCCTTGACCGTTAATAACATCGGTAACAGCGGTGTCCGCTCACAGAGCCTGCAGCATGATGGCGAGTGGATCGGTTTTAACAGTAGCGCCAGTAACCCTCGAGGCAGAATGTTCTATCTGTCCATGGAGAAAAC